The genomic stretch CATGGCGGGCCGTCTGGACCGCGGACGGGTTCGGGATTCCGCCTTCGTGCTACAGCATTTGGACGACGAGCGAGTTTCGGTGATTGATGCGAGATCCCGGGCGCGGTTCCTGGCTCAGGCCCCGGAACCCCGCCCGGGAGTGCGCGGCGGCCATATTCCGAACTCACTCAGTCTTCCGTTTACCGAGGTGCTGGATGGTTACCGGTTTAAGCCGGTCAGTGAGCTGGAGGCAAAGTTCAGGCATCTCGGTACGAACCTTCAGCCCGGAGACGGGCATCAACTGGTGTTTTCCTGCGGTTCCGGCATCACCGCCTGCATCATTCTGCTGGCGGCCGAGCTGGCCGGGTATGACCAGCTCTCTCTTTACGATGGTTCCTGGGCGGACTGGGGCAGCGACGATTCGCTGCCGGTGGCTTGAGCCCGAGGGTTTTCCTGTATCTTGGGCCGTCAGGCCATGCGCTTCATGATCCGGTCTCCCAGCAGGTACTGATGCGCCAGGGCAGCTGCTACGTGTACGCCAATCATGAGCCACAACACGTTGGCCAGCACTTCATGAACCTCTTCCCCGCTGTCTTCCAGCCACTCGATTTCCGGGCCGTAGCCAAAGACTGTCCAGCCGAAAAAGGTAACAGGATCGCCTTCACCGAGGGAGGATGCGAGCCCTGACAGCGGCATCAGGATCATCAGGGCATAGAGCGCAATGTGCCCGAGCTTGGCCATGGTCGCCCATTGAGCCGGTGGTGTTATACGTGCGCGGTTAAGCCAGCGCCAGAGACCGCGAAAGATAACCAGCCCGAAAATGGTCAGGC from Marinobacter adhaerens HP15 encodes the following:
- a CDS encoding cytochrome b; translation: MTLMDADNRYGAVSRAVHWIMAVMLLVMLASEVWFEALEHTLSDASLMAWHQTLGLTIFGLVIFRGLWRWLNRARITPPAQWATMAKLGHIALYALMILMPLSGLASSLGEGDPVTFFGWTVFGYGPEIEWLEDSGEEVHEVLANVLWLMIGVHVAAALAHQYLLGDRIMKRMA